A genomic segment from Desulfurispirillum indicum S5 encodes:
- a CDS encoding ParB/Srx family N-terminal domain-containing protein, producing the protein MSERLMQNSEVPLRETHKVSIGRLYLDRMNPRLIGLGAGVTEERIIAQLYRSEELSELLQSISANGYLDIEPLIVEQDQNGNLIVLEGNRRLAAIRLFREPDLLDKIRTSEQLNISVPELPEEYRPTLDSVSVYRVPSREDARSFIGFKHINGAAKWESYAKAKFAAEWFRSGSADLEEIAQKIGDKHDTIKRMVAAIYVLDQAEAEEVFSVDDRFAAKFHFSHLYTALSRSHYMEFLGVDIAWSQYEPSPNPIPRNKLKSLKEVLVWIYGSKEDGMKPVVESQNPDIKRLGEVLCSTEGLHVLRAGRSLDEAYVSAQPADEKLSSAIIRARSILREASHNLRGYNGQDESLLNIAEDVSETAQTLYNRMHQKFKSAMGKDL; encoded by the coding sequence ATGAGTGAGAGATTGATGCAAAATAGTGAAGTTCCTTTGCGGGAGACGCATAAAGTTTCAATTGGAAGGCTCTATCTCGATCGTATGAACCCTCGTCTTATTGGCCTTGGGGCGGGAGTAACAGAAGAACGAATTATCGCTCAACTTTATCGTAGCGAAGAGTTATCGGAACTGCTTCAGTCTATATCTGCAAATGGTTATCTTGATATTGAACCCTTGATAGTTGAACAGGATCAAAATGGTAATCTTATTGTGTTGGAAGGAAATCGGCGTTTAGCAGCCATCCGATTGTTTCGAGAACCTGATCTTCTTGATAAAATTCGAACATCTGAACAGTTGAATATTAGTGTACCTGAGTTACCTGAAGAGTATCGTCCTACGCTTGACTCTGTTTCGGTCTATCGCGTTCCGAGCCGCGAAGATGCACGCTCCTTTATCGGTTTCAAACATATTAACGGTGCTGCTAAATGGGAGTCTTACGCGAAGGCAAAATTTGCAGCAGAATGGTTTCGCTCTGGAAGTGCCGATCTTGAGGAAATTGCACAAAAAATAGGTGATAAGCACGATACTATCAAGAGAATGGTTGCGGCAATTTATGTTTTGGATCAGGCGGAAGCAGAGGAGGTTTTTTCCGTTGACGATAGATTTGCGGCCAAGTTTCATTTCTCTCATTTGTACACAGCTCTATCACGTAGTCACTACATGGAGTTTCTGGGGGTTGATATTGCCTGGTCACAATATGAGCCGAGTCCTAATCCGATTCCAAGGAATAAACTTAAGAGCTTAAAAGAAGTATTGGTTTGGATTTATGGGTCTAAAGAAGACGGTATGAAGCCTGTCGTTGAGTCCCAGAATCCTGACATCAAGCGCTTAGGAGAAGTGTTATGCAGCACTGAGGGGCTCCATGTCTTGCGTGCTGGCAGATCGCTAGACGAGGCATACGTGAGTGCTCAACCTGCCGATGAGAAGCTTTCATCCGCGATTATTCGTGCGCGAAGTATCCTGCGCGAGGCATCCCACAATTTGCGCGGATATAATGGGCAGGATGAGTCTCTTCTGAATATTGCCGAGGATGTATCCGAAACAGCTCAGACGTTATATAATCGCATGCATCAAAAATTTAAAAGTGCAATGGGGAAAGACTTATGA
- a CDS encoding DNA adenine methylase, with protein sequence MSNESTRVTQSGRYSPLRYPGGKGKVARFMCEVIRLNGLSDGLYVEPYAGGAAVAWELLITGVVRRVAINDVSRPVYAFWMSVLHRTEELCKAIDSIPLTVDEWDRQREIFLDHTGADEFKLGLAFFFLNRTNRSGILNAGVIGGRNQTGKWKIDARFNKGDLISRIKKIAALRSRVELTGMDAQEFFAEKAGNWNPNTLVYIDPPYYEKGRYLYYDAYAPEDHKSIAESVFRLTHVSWVVSYDDVRPIHDLYSDTSWLQYTLNYSARNASRGKEAMFFSDGLKVPSLPLPLLETARCINAKPLSGGNRVVV encoded by the coding sequence ATGTCAAATGAATCCACACGTGTTACGCAGAGCGGGCGTTACTCACCGTTGCGCTATCCTGGGGGAAAAGGCAAGGTAGCGCGCTTTATGTGCGAAGTTATTCGCTTGAATGGTTTATCAGATGGGCTTTATGTTGAGCCGTATGCTGGCGGAGCAGCTGTCGCATGGGAGCTTTTAATTACAGGTGTTGTGCGGCGCGTCGCCATAAATGATGTCAGCAGGCCGGTTTATGCCTTTTGGATGTCGGTTCTTCATCGTACTGAGGAGCTATGTAAGGCAATTGATTCAATTCCTTTAACAGTTGATGAGTGGGATAGGCAAAGGGAAATATTTCTTGATCATACGGGTGCAGATGAGTTTAAGCTTGGTCTGGCATTTTTCTTTCTGAATCGCACGAATAGGTCTGGTATTTTGAATGCAGGGGTTATCGGTGGACGCAATCAAACAGGAAAGTGGAAAATTGATGCTCGCTTTAATAAGGGCGATTTGATTTCTCGCATTAAAAAGATAGCAGCGCTTCGCTCTAGAGTTGAATTAACAGGTATGGATGCCCAAGAGTTTTTTGCGGAGAAAGCAGGTAACTGGAACCCTAACACTTTAGTGTATATTGATCCGCCTTACTATGAAAAAGGGCGGTATTTGTATTATGATGCTTATGCTCCTGAGGATCATAAGTCTATTGCTGAATCAGTCTTTAGGCTGACACATGTGAGTTGGGTTGTCTCTTATGATGATGTCCGGCCAATTCATGACCTTTATTCGGATACCTCATGGCTGCAATATACTTTGAACTATAGTGCGAGGAATGCCTCTCGTGGGAAGGAAGCTATGTTTTTCAGTGATGGGCTCAAAGTTCCTTCTCTTCCACTACCTTTGCTTGAAACAGCTCGCTGTATCAACGCAAAGCCTTTGAGCGGAGGAAATAGAGTAGTAGTGTAG
- a CDS encoding IS5 family transposase (programmed frameshift): protein MSKVQSWEVSDAFWQRVEPLLPIQQRDPDKTYKRKPGGGRKRLDPRMAFSGIVYVLSTGCQWKAIPKEQFGCGSAVHKYFIEWSKAGVFEAIWRQGLAEYDEMEGIAWEWQSIDGGMYKAPMALETVGKNPTDRGKNGSKRHVLVDGRGVPLSIVVTGANRHDVSQLEAVLDGVVFEKPAEQEQHLCADCGYKGKQALSSILQRGYIPHVKQRKEEIEDKKRDPSKKARRWIVEASISWFNRFRKIHVRFEKLEVTHYGLTCLAAAIITYRKIGVIYG, encoded by the exons ATGTCTAAAGTGCAATCATGGGAAGTCTCAGATGCTTTCTGGCAAAGAGTTGAGCCTTTGCTGCCAATCCAGCAAAGAGATCCTGACAAGACCTACAAACGCAAGCCTGGTGGCGGACGGAAGCGACTTGACCCCAGAATGGCGTTTTCCGGCATTGTCTATGTGCTGAGCACCGGTTGCCAGTGGAAAGCCATACCCAAGGAGCAGTTCGGTTGCGGCAGTGCAGTGCACAAGTACTTCATTGAGTGGAGTAAGGCCGGTGTATTCGAAGCCATTTGGCGTCAAGGGCTGGCTGAGTATGACGAGATGGAGGGAATTGCCTGGGAGTGGCAAAGCATAGATGGCGGAATGTACAAAGCACCAATGGCTCTTGAAACCGTAGGGAAGAACCCGACGGATCGGGGA AAAAACGGGAGCAAGCGTCATGTCCTGGTGGACGGTCGTGGCGTCCCGTTGTCCATCGTCGTAACCGGAGCGAACCGGCATGATGTGAGCCAGCTTGAAGCTGTTCTTGATGGCGTAGTCTTCGAGAAGCCTGCAGAGCAGGAGCAGCATCTTTGCGCAGATTGTGGCTACAAGGGAAAGCAGGCGCTCAGCAGCATTCTTCAGCGCGGATACATACCCCATGTAAAGCAGCGAAAAGAAGAGATCGAGGACAAGAAGCGTGACCCATCAAAGAAGGCGAGGCGCTGGATAGTGGAAGCATCTATTTCCTGGTTCAACCGTTTCAGGAAGATTCATGTGCGCTTTGAGAAGCTTGAGGTCACTCACTACGGATTGACGTGTCTCGCGGCGGCCATAATCACATACAGGAAAATCGGCGTAATTTATGGATAA
- a CDS encoding PKD domain-containing protein: MKRSLFPTFILLCLLLVLAACGSDGKDKTTPIPTAVATALQETVQMGSTVQLDGSTSSSPNGGSLSYQWAFVSKPELSLAEFSDSSASNPTFVADLPGTYEVQLRVVNQDIAISQPSQITITATNTQPVAVATTLLNRLVDSWVVLDGSRSVPPTGEDPAGLTYAWTLNPPDGSTDELNDPTSAAPGFSPTSEGIYIATLQVHFGDQSSKPLQVIINASRANAVPVADAGGPYEIELGETVTLDGSGSSDADGDTLSYHWTLLHNTSVSMSLADRKPRGSSAELDSRDGVTVTFTPDVVGTYNVQLEVFDGTALSAAQVATITVTKPDGHPNTPPVAVIYDHYPIGLGGSVGEAEITAWGYAYFYSGSYDNDGDALTHKWEWVEVPEDFKDTTHYTQEWLNTRSANVSFIAAPLVGDEYVPIEGYYTIRLSVNDGTVDSDPVEQTIHVRTGANTRPSAVANADIAAVLVGAEAWFDGSGSSDPQDGTTGLQYQWQWVYTPPGSNAVLNTPNAARTSFVPDLPGPYTAELIVTDNDGASSRPAHGNYTPSTATVNAKLTNYPPYARFNDVDISNGHENKESTFDNYGIDYDATTGIYTYQLGSIVDRCRWANPGTLQYHCADNFTVRVTAYDPDGDPLFYDITLQQPAGSSFQPSYTGAFTSGGFNTTPRASADIGRGRGQAGITVPGDYHFTLQASDGTDLSDPATLTVRVLDFPDDFQALQLGFLYDTNYRRGSADGSDLTNIHYPPFRISNPSFAEGSTYAEFADQGGVAQYYKLTAIGGSYSIQNAEAFVEKRIGFAYERDFAGSETFTPEFRDLPTVINAGETVVFSIWVPKLPAPAASQERYRMTWSFEIPEVATENHSGFYRDQIFTIPAQ, from the coding sequence CAGGAAACCGTCCAGATGGGCAGCACCGTGCAGCTGGATGGCTCCACCAGCAGTTCGCCCAATGGCGGCAGCCTGAGCTATCAGTGGGCCTTTGTCAGTAAACCGGAACTCAGCCTGGCGGAATTTTCCGACTCATCGGCAAGCAACCCCACCTTCGTGGCCGATCTGCCCGGCACCTACGAAGTGCAGCTGCGGGTAGTCAATCAGGATATCGCCATCAGTCAGCCAAGCCAGATCACCATTACCGCCACCAATACCCAGCCGGTGGCCGTGGCTACGACCCTGCTCAACCGCTTGGTCGACTCCTGGGTCGTCCTTGACGGCAGTCGCAGCGTTCCCCCCACTGGCGAAGACCCCGCCGGACTCACCTACGCGTGGACCCTCAACCCCCCCGATGGCAGCACCGACGAGCTCAACGACCCCACCAGCGCCGCCCCCGGATTCAGCCCCACCAGCGAAGGCATCTATATCGCAACCCTGCAGGTGCACTTCGGCGATCAGAGCAGCAAGCCCCTGCAGGTCATCATCAATGCTTCCAGGGCCAACGCCGTGCCCGTCGCTGACGCTGGCGGCCCCTATGAAATCGAGCTGGGTGAGACCGTCACCCTGGACGGCAGCGGCAGTTCCGACGCCGATGGCGACACCCTCAGCTACCACTGGACGCTGCTGCACAATACGTCGGTGTCCATGAGCCTTGCAGACAGAAAACCCAGGGGCTCCTCCGCCGAACTGGACAGCCGCGACGGCGTCACCGTCACCTTCACCCCCGACGTGGTGGGCACGTATAATGTGCAGCTGGAAGTCTTTGACGGCACCGCCCTGAGCGCCGCGCAAGTCGCCACCATCACGGTCACCAAGCCCGACGGCCATCCCAATACCCCGCCCGTCGCCGTTATCTATGACCACTATCCCATCGGTCTTGGCGGCAGCGTGGGGGAAGCCGAAATCACCGCCTGGGGATACGCCTACTTCTACTCCGGCTCCTACGACAACGACGGCGATGCGCTGACCCATAAGTGGGAGTGGGTCGAAGTGCCCGAGGACTTTAAAGACACCACCCACTACACCCAGGAGTGGCTGAACACGCGCAGTGCCAACGTTTCCTTCATAGCCGCACCCCTAGTGGGTGACGAGTATGTTCCCATCGAGGGATATTACACCATCCGCCTGAGCGTCAACGACGGCACCGTCGACAGCGACCCCGTCGAACAGACCATCCACGTGCGCACCGGTGCCAACACCCGCCCAAGTGCCGTCGCCAACGCTGATATTGCAGCCGTACTGGTAGGTGCCGAAGCCTGGTTTGACGGCAGCGGCAGCAGCGACCCCCAGGACGGCACCACCGGCCTGCAGTACCAGTGGCAGTGGGTCTATACCCCACCGGGAAGCAATGCCGTCCTGAACACCCCCAATGCCGCCCGCACCAGCTTTGTGCCCGACCTGCCCGGCCCCTACACCGCCGAGCTGATCGTCACCGACAACGACGGTGCCTCCAGCCGCCCGGCCCATGGCAACTACACCCCCTCCACCGCCACCGTCAACGCCAAGCTGACCAACTACCCGCCCTATGCGAGATTCAACGACGTCGACATCAGCAATGGTCATGAAAACAAAGAGAGCACCTTTGACAATTATGGTATCGACTATGATGCGACCACCGGAATCTACACCTACCAGCTGGGCTCCATTGTCGATCGCTGTCGCTGGGCGAATCCAGGGACCTTACAATACCACTGCGCCGACAACTTCACCGTAAGAGTCACCGCCTACGACCCCGACGGCGACCCCCTGTTTTACGACATCACACTGCAGCAGCCCGCCGGCAGCAGCTTCCAGCCCTCCTACACCGGAGCCTTTACCTCGGGAGGCTTTAACACAACGCCAAGGGCCTCCGCGGACATAGGCCGTGGCAGAGGCCAGGCGGGCATTACCGTGCCCGGCGACTACCACTTCACCCTGCAGGCCAGCGATGGCACCGACCTCAGCGACCCGGCAACCCTCACCGTGCGCGTGCTGGACTTCCCCGACGACTTCCAGGCCCTGCAGCTCGGGTTCCTCTACGACACCAATTACAGAAGGGGCTCCGCCGATGGCAGCGATCTGACCAACATCCACTACCCCCCCTTCCGTATTTCCAACCCCTCTTTTGCTGAAGGCAGTACTTATGCGGAATTTGCCGATCAGGGCGGAGTGGCGCAGTACTACAAACTCACCGCCATTGGTGGCAGCTACAGCATCCAGAATGCCGAAGCCTTTGTGGAAAAACGTATAGGATTCGCCTATGAAAGGGACTTTGCAGGATCAGAAACCTTCACACCGGAATTCCGCGACCTGCCCACCGTCATCAACGCCGGGGAAACCGTCGTCTTCAGTATCTGGGTACCCAAGCTTCCTGCCCCCGCAGCGAGCCAGGAGCGGTACCGCATGACGTGGAGCTTCGAAATCCCCGAAGTCGCCACGGAAAACCACAGTGGCTTCTATCGTGATCAGATATTCACCATCCCCGCACAGTAA